The genomic window atatttatttcctaCAAgtcaaaataagtattaaaatcgctcattaaatttttattttcaaattttccattttccttttttgcaattgtgaaaaataaattgcgTTAATATTCAACGAGTCAATCAATTCTATAACTTGACCACCTTAATGTTAATCAATATGTAACAAAGATGTTTGCTAATGcagtaattaaaagaaataatgcaatCTCTGCGATTATGACATCTTAACAATCTACATGTATATTTTAGGAACTTATTCGTACATTGATCCAAAGTACAAAGTGCGAACAGTAGAATATACGGCCGACAAAAACGGATTTCATCCCGCTTTAATCAACTTTGAGGATGCTTTCGCTCAACCTGCCGATTCGGAAGCTGTAAAACTGGCCAAGGAAAAACATTTCCATCTTTATCACAGGATTGCAGAGGCAAATGCTCATAACGTTCCAATAAATTTGCCGCAAGTAATTATCTATACTCCACTTGTATACTAAACATTTGTTGATATAGGCTATTGAAAGTGAAGATCGTTTTTTCAAAtcaagttaatattaaaaatcacaaattttcaattagcagtaaattaaataaattagattttctGTTAgagaaaaaaggataaaaataaaaaagtattttattagtCTGAAAAATACTAATCCGCATCTGGAAGTTCATATTTcgcaatcttgattaaaaaaaaaataataataataagcaaaaaaatgtttgattgcATTAGAGAGATtacttatgaataatttatgtgtttttttattgctttgcTTAATTACTTTGCAGGATTCAGCGAGCGTGGCAAAAGCGAAGGACAAACATAATGAATTGTATCACAGAATCGCGGAGCAACACGCAGCAATCGCCGCACAAAGGGAAGCTGAACGACTGGCTTACGAGGCTACTTCCGTTGCCAATAACGTAGACGGTCATTAGACGTGTTAATGCATCcctactgaaaaaaattacgcGACAAAATCACATGATAAAATCACTTAATGAAATGTTTCAAATCAGTACgtgatttttgaaaatcatgtgatttttgaaaattacgtaatattaagaaattacacaattttttttttttaattagataaatttacatatggtaatttatctaatattttaaaaataatataattttttaatgacacgTGATTTTTCAAACCTTGTAATTTTCGAAAATTACATACAGGTTTGGAACATTTCATTACGTGACTCGTTACGTGATTTTACCATGTGATTTTGtcacgtgatttttttttattaggaatATTTTATGCACATGTTGGCATTACGAATTAATATTCGgcgcgtatatacatatatcatatgctttaaaaaaaaattgaactttgTCTCTAAGACGCgcgtaaattcttttttaaaatacttttgctCTCTcgtcttttattatttcatcaaattaatttaaatagtaaaGATGTGCTCGCGCAAGTAAAACTAAAAgtgaaataattgttaattctaTTAGAATTAGTTCAATTAATGAGATATGTTGAATCATAGAAATAATTATGCCAAGGTCAAATGATCTAATAATTGTATAAGTAATCAATAatctaataattgtataaagacGCACGCTATGGAAATGAGCTAAATAAAGTTGATTAAAATCTGCATGAAATATAAAACTGATAGGAATTTGCAaccataaaacaaaatttaacataatcatAAAACGTTCCATATATGCAAACATGCTGTAACATGGAAATAAACGTctataaatgcaatatataaataacaagttataaattttGTGGTAGCAGTATAAAATCATTGTGTAACTCTATTGCGCAGTATGTTTACTGTTTTATCTTCTAAATCCCAACGAATAACAAAGCAAAATGATGCTAATAATTGTTacacattgttttctttttataccTACTTGTTTTTTCGCCTGTAATGATCCATTTAGACGATTGTGCACGTGCGAGCAGATATGGTCGAGTttgaaaatctttattatttccGGAAGTTCCGGAAGCACCTATTGtgcaaagaaaaacattttcgATGAAAGATACGTAgagcataataaatatatatagtacagcatgataatataaaaaggatgACAGCGTGTACGATATTAGTTGGAACAAATATTCCAGTGAAAGATGAAGTTCGCCAAAGTACTCTGTTTATTTTGCATGTTCATCGCggtaagaattttattacaattcagAAGCGCATAGATAAACTATATtccttttatatataataataataattttttattgtttaatattttaacgcaTGCAAAGTATGTATTCCCTAGTAGCACAGTTCATTGGCTTTACACTGATTTACATTGGCGAAACATTGATTATGTTGGAAGTGCACTGGCCAATACTTCCCAAATTAATACGAATATTATGGTTATAAAGGAAACgttaatgtgctgccaatgttactaGTCAATAATTGTAcgatattgcacttacattggaaGCGCATTGTCCAACGTTTACCAATCTACtgcaaatattgattataaatgaAACCAATGCATAACAATATTTAACTAATATTGCAACTCCAATATTGgctaaataaaagtaaatatccactttttaatattggaccaatattgaaatCAATTCACACCCATATAATATCgggtttatattattttacaatgctgcaccaatattttgtgctactagggtATTAGCTCCtcctaattattatttatgcttgtccgtttttttaaaaaaactaaaaaatttgattcagtATAACATATTAATACCACGTAACTCTTGTTATTGCCTCACTTTTTTTTAGGCGACGATGGGCATGAGCATCGGAAAAGCTGTTCTTGCGAATGACAAAGTAGCTTGTTTCCCGCGTACTACCACAATGTCCTCCGGGTAGATGAGAATCTGTATACataggtaaaataaaatttatgatactaAGAACGCGTATtctaaaaaatagtttacaaTACACGGAGTAAGTTTGGCGTAAGAAAGAGAGTAGGTGTAAAGATATGTATGTACTTCCAGTGTAAAGAGCTGGAGTATGAGCGTaagcgaataaattatttttatttcttactccAACTTCAGTGTTTGCACTTACTCCATATACAATTATAGACAGCTCCTAAGTgcatgtttgattaatattcagACTCGCAGAAGtcttattaaatcttatttttcttgcactgaaaaataaatagtcgtatattatatgtatgagATATAAATCCGGATTTCTCACACAGAAAAATGATACAGGCGATATGTTATTTACGTTACAATGACGTACTAAGATAAAATACAAGTGTTCTCGACGTGCAAAAAACTTGATTTAGTTGACtgttaatatatctttatttaaacaatgttatattatttctctggaaaaaatctattttgctaCGGATTTAAATTTACTGGGCATATTTGCCAAAACATTCTTCattgttaacaatttttcaagCATTTATTAAACAGTACGGATCAtttgtactttaatttttagtttgtaCGTTCTACTATAGTgtgtaaagatattttttatgttaattaaacgCGCTTAATTATATCcagataaaaattcaaaaaaagctAGCTTAAAGTATGCCTGACGTACCATATATTAATGCTTTtgagtattataattatatcaattctCAATTTTGGATATTCGATCGTATTCTAAATCACAAtaacgaatatatatatatatatatatagtagtGCGTGCATTCCAAGTGCGTCAAAATCGATACAACTGTTTGCgtcaagataattttttaaaactatgcAGTGtaatttactattaaatatgaatattaaaaagtatcaatTGCTAAATCGTGTTTAATATTcaatactataatatattaataacaaatttctttGTCGAGCATCATGTGtgtaatatatcaattttaaatttaataatcaaaataataacattatttgtttTAGATAACATCGTAATAAGATGGCAACATTAAACTACAGGACAGATCTAAAGATTTACAGAGAGCctaaaagaaatttgaggagaaaaaaattttaatttgactaaatatataaatatctctatattgtaatttttaaaatatataaagcacaatgtaaaaataaagaagacaattattaaataatttttaacaaaattaagacTTAAACATTTCAgcacaataaataatgaaataacaataaaattgtacggatttttattaaataatcctGGCAgttgtataatatgtatagcGTGGAATTTCGTtgatgtgtgtatgtgtgtgcgtaaacacacatatatacatatatcttgtATACAAATGTaagtgtttatattattttattataattattcataaacttatgttgaaaatatatatatatataaaactaaaagaaaaaaatattgaaattaatcaattataacTGTACAAATTATTGTCTATTATATTGCATATACATTGCATGTTATTGCTTTTCTCATAAATCAATTAAACTGTTGTTTATATATACAGTGCACATATTTCTAAATTGCATGAACAATAAAAAGACTTGGCTAAATGTAAGAAAAGAACTTGGTAGAGATTTACATTAGTTCTACGTCAAGTATTTTGACCAAACTAtcattataaatgaaaatatctacaaatttataATCACCCAAAAATGTTATCCaacttatttacataataatatacttaacataaaaaaaataataaaaataatttatatatacacatacatattttttcttattattatataaatatatccatGGATACAGTTTTGccaatctttttatttcttcagtaaatcatatttttatgcCAATTATAAATCAAGATCAACTTAGGacaattacacaaaatatatatatatgcttatCACAGTTTCCATCTTAAAAAACTACAAAAGATCttgagaaataatgaaaatctcTTCGTTTAGCATTTGCATATATAAAGATATCTATAAGATCGCATAAGAAAAGTTCTTTCTTCTTAAAGATCATAAACTCTAACAACAAACATGTTCTAGTTTCGCatcgtaattattttgtaaagatCGCGCAATCTCCGCGCCTTGTGAAAAACTCTATAAAATACCTCGCACGATATAATTGCATGGCCAACATGCACCAGatttaacaatacaaattaatgtCAAAGATTTACTTTATCATGGAACATATAGATCTATACTTCATAGAAGTACAGTTAATATCATAAGATTATAGGTAAGAATTTTCTGATGAcggttaaatttattttttcaataaatgtaacatatcTTTATTTTGTTGTTGCAGCGTTATATCTGCTTTCTCAGTTTTATCAGTGATATTATCAATCAGATCATTCTGTGAATCTATTTCTTCGGATAAACCAATCGCCAGATGTTTTAGTCTTGCCAATGATCCACTCATCTCGGTTAGATTTTGTTCGAGAACTCTAGTTACTCTGTCGTTAGTAGGTTTAACATCTTCCAAACTGTTGTCGTCGTAATTTCTTCTTATCATTGTCGACGAATAGGAATTGCTCATGTCATTTTGTATTTGTTCTAACGTGTTGGACAATGCAGGAGATGTTACAGATCCAGAACTAGAAGATTCTGACAATTTTGTAGATGGTATCGGCGGAGCATCTAATGATTTGCCACTGAGATAATTCTTCAGACTACCAAATACACTCTTTATGCCTTGTATATGTTTTTGACTAAATCTTAATGTACTATTAATATCGTCTAATCTTTTCTCCGTCCTCTGCAGCTGTTCTTTTTGCCTGATTAATTcctaaaaataaacatttaaatgtattaaaatcttttacaaataaaaagtgtgtcaaagaaaaatacaagtaattttatttatcaaatgtgcaGCGTATGCAGGCATAACGTTCTATCGGTTATCACGTTACATGTGCatacattaataatgataacagGCTGAGATGTATCACATTAAACAATCATTACCTCAGCTGTGGCTACCCCAATTTGCTCGGAATCTCTCAGAAGCGAAACAGATCTTTCCGAGGATTGCACCGTGCGTTCCTCGATTTCCTTCTTACGTTGCAGCAACTGTTGGCGATTTTGGTCAATGTCATTATCGAAGCCATGATAACGCCCCGTCCTGGCTGGTGCGTTCCTCAGAAATGTCTCATCGTCCACATCGTCCTCTAACGAAAAGAATGGATTCTTCGGATCGCTCAAATAATTATGACCAGCCATTTATCCGATTAGGATTTTACGCAGTGTGCGAAATATTCTGGGCAATACTCGTTGACTCAGAATTTGGAGCCTTGTTCGAGCGTTTTAGCTGGACGAGTGCTGCAAAGTGACATCTGGTTGCGTCTGGTCACTACTGGCTGCTAGTGGCAACCACAGGACAAGGGTATGCTCTTCTGGGGTCCGAGCCTTAAGACTTCTCTGCGCATCACGTGATATATCAAGTGACGTCACATTCGCGCGGAAATTGAACAAACGCTTCGACTCTATAAGTCAATAACATGTGGCTGTCCGCTATTAAAAGCGTGATGCGTGATACATATGACATTGTTATTAGCAGAAAATCAAGAGGTAGGTACGAAAAATCTGTTGTGAAGTTATTGTCGGAAAGAATCGAtactcaaattaaatatattttttccgaaaatgtattgtacacccaaggactttgattctgtccatggggaaatttttcaaactgaaaagtcgctatctttctacatacttacagtttatgattaccGTAACagccaataagctctagttgtttcattaatcatgaactgcgagtatgtagaaaatggtgacttctcagtttggaaaatttccccatggacagaatcaaagtccttgggtgtacagtataagggctgtgttccgtttttactggcagtgcagtaaatgtgacgtcatgacagtacactgtcacaactgttccaatattactgcattactgccagcactgctatagcatcgtatttcggaacagcatagtagccatattgcactgtagctacctcaccttggaagctgcagtagtcacagtggcaatatggctaccattcatgacgtcattgatgttactagatgctgtcgcagtgcgctgcgtaccaataacggaacggatttttgaccactgccagtactggcagttatatcggaacacagccaaggTTGCACCAATTCATACAGGAAACCTAAAACACGCATCTCTTGTTTTGTTTGATTCTTTTTAACACTGAcataaagattattatatttattaagtatttatttatttttattatttatttatatatttatttttatatatttgcatgtTTATTTCACATTTGGATCTAGAGTACATTTCTATGTAAATCGCGGTGATATCCGGGATGCtatttcaataaatgttaaacaaacataaatgttaaattctattatttattgaattttatactaattttttaataagccTTCTAATGAAGGCtcagtataaaataaaacgcgtttggtttttaaattttacaaatatacccAGTCAGCACgcagattcaaaaagaattaaaaaagaattcagacttatgtcatcaatttagtTCATTTGAAATGCagaaagaattctttaaaaaagttctttttgcatttgaaaataaattttgaatgatgacataagtctgaattctttttaaattctctgtgctaattatatatatcaaatctggcaaaattttaaagttttcaaagttgttatttatgtatattattgtttcttcaaaataaatatgtattgattgCCATACCATTTAATCTGCTTGTTAAAGACCCATTTATTTACCTTTACTGTTATTTGATTAGTGGAATTATTTAGATGCCcttatacttaaatatttttgacaaaagtttatttctcgtattattcttctaatttaaaaaatgataatttgattaatttaatataaattaaatttgattagtttaacatcaaattaacattattttgacttttttgttttatttttaaatattaatacctccaaaatatgtaaataatgccAACAACAATGCTAATCGTACGCTTATCTCCTTGGCAAAAATAGTatgtcttaaatatttattaaacgtttattgCTTGTACattgattttgttataatataaatactgtgaattttagaaatatatgttgttaaaaattttgttttttaataccttttaatctaaatgtataaattattatttcataacaaattattacaatatatttatacattatatattaattatttaaaaataaatatttagttataaataaaaatcacaaacGTTAACAAATATCGTAAGATATGcacttttccgtaatttaatattgaattaatattgaattgtgCAAAgttcattaatattactaagttaatattaattggGCGCTTTTCACACAGAAAGACACAGTGCAGCACAATGAACCACTTTATCCTTGTTTATTAATGAAcaaaaaggataaaataattttctgtgtTATGCTGTATCAATTGTATTACTTGTTGGAAAATGCCCATTATTAGAACAGTTCAATTTGTCGCTTAATATGACCTAACTTAGCGTGAGCAAAATACAGCTTCTCATTGGCTAGCCGTCTTACGATGCGCAAGAGCATACCCTTGTCtttctaatagcgttttcgattgggaaaaagttagtgcgcaccagtgcgcactcagttcacgccaatactggacaagttccatgagttgcactgaatagtgcaaatgcaaaaaaactcgcccaaattttcagtgcaagtgtcaagttgagttaattataatagatcacgcgaaaaagaaaaaagtaacctcgaaaaagtaatcttgtgctcagtaagtaatgatttttactatatgtaattaaatagtatataatcattaaaaaaatgctattttattacatcaagtaattaattatattttaaaaaaggtataaaatcgatgtacttgtataaaagatataacacttacggtgtcattatccatttttttcacacatgctacataatttatagtttttggaatcatttttctagttcggaagattgcaattatttcttcttcctcgcttgaattagaagaagattccaaaaatgtctccaaaatattaaaaagatctaaatccggattgctcattttttcaaatttgaaacttcgttcgttattgcttacaataatgcactgatgcttgcatgcatccagtgcactgaactggcacggtcaaaatatctcgtgccacttagtgcgcactgagtgcgcactatgcgagtgtcgtgcgttTAAACAAACACGTGACACTAGAcaagtgcgcattggcactgccaatcgaacacgcgcctgacactgaGTGTAACcagtgcatcccaatcgaaaacgctataacaTGGTCGATACAAGGAACGAGCTTGGCCAATCAGCATCCGGGAGACCTAAGAAGTAAAAAGATGGCGAAATTGAGAAACATCCTTGGTAATTAGTAAGTaaaattacctggcgaccgtgaaaAAGCGAGTaaggcccagtttcacaactttgggtttaacccgagcttagttgaactaccgtcaagtttaacgccacggttaaacttctatcgcgtttcacaaccaaattttaactctaggttacgtaaacctataatctatgcgaagaaacttcaacagacttatctttcttctagaacaagtagtgtgattggttgttaccgaagagtagggaatgagatattacaggttctatacaccaaggcaaaaagtaatgaacaaatttaaaagttttaaagttttcttcttacatgtttccaaatcagtttgaactaaacaattaaattcaattgttactgtaaaaatttacactttattaagtacattaaacattggaacactaataagaaaaaaatttctcataaaataaagaacaacagattagaatgaaagacaaaattgagttttgaaaaaaataaataaatctaaaagacagccactcgaaataaaaaaaaactgttctttggaaaaacacatatggtcatcgtaattatagtatgtaatctataagtactaatttaataatattacaaaactatttttactgttctgttttataagaaatttcttctttgatttctcttagactgcagtaacagattccttggttaagcgaaatcgagcataaaaatcaatgtcatcaaattcttcaaaatatgacggtcgtcttctaattattctcgggcgtcgatttattatttgcacaaaatcttcatcgtcagatgacgataacatatattccagagccatatcttgcaacataacctttttacaattccgtggagatatcagccatgaagtacaatactcgaaagattactgaaagcagtggcgctgcagtattaaacctcggttatctaccttaaacgcccgaatttcaccgttcaactttaaccgcagtttaacaacgttaactgaggtttaagacagttgtgggacacaatatttaccgtaaaccaagtttaaaggtttaaactccggttaaactaagttgtgaaactggccctaagtgtaaattttattaataatcagcTTGTCAACCGGTTACACTATGCAGTCTATGCGCATTATGCGAGAAACGGAACGCACCTTCAAATTCAAGTTAGCGAAGACTCGAACCTCACttaggcccggtttttcattatctggttaacttgtagttaaactt from Solenopsis invicta isolate M01_SB chromosome 2, UNIL_Sinv_3.0, whole genome shotgun sequence includes these protein-coding regions:
- the LOC105198271 gene encoding uncharacterized protein LOC105198271; translation: MKQSIRLFNLVMKHLIITAALINICLADVSHILGYSTTTPLPPPKPYSFQYKAGRYPGHVDRVHQETGDGHGIIHGTYSYIDPKYKVRTVEYTADKNGFHPALINFEDAFAQPADSEAVKLAKEKHFHLYHRIAEANAHNVPINLPQDSASVAKAKDKHNELYHRIAEQHAAIAAQREAERLAYEATSVANNVDGH
- the LOC105198261 gene encoding synaptosomal-associated protein 29; translated protein: MAGHNYLSDPKNPFFSLEDDVDDETFLRNAPARTGRYHGFDNDIDQNRQQLLQRKKEIEERTVQSSERSVSLLRDSEQIGVATAEELIRQKEQLQRTEKRLDDINSTLRFSQKHIQGIKSVFGSLKNYLSGKSLDAPPIPSTKLSESSSSGSVTSPALSNTLEQIQNDMSNSYSSTMIRRNYDDNSLEDVKPTNDRVTRVLEQNLTEMSGSLARLKHLAIGLSEEIDSQNDLIDNITDKTEKADITLQQQNKDMLHLLKK